The proteins below come from a single Alnus glutinosa chromosome 9, dhAlnGlut1.1, whole genome shotgun sequence genomic window:
- the LOC133877192 gene encoding beta-glucosidase 13-like, translating into MAFQGYLLLLGLLVFVGSLIEKSIAVIPSHSTTALNRRIFPEGFIFGTASASYQYEGVANEGGRRPSIWDTYAHKYPGRIKDDSNGDVAVDQYHHYKEDVGIMKEMGLDAYRFSISWSRVLPKGKLSGGVNMEGIKYYNNLINELLHKGLKPFVTLFHFDLPQALEDEYGGFLSPQIVDDFKVYAELCFKEFGDRVKHWITLNEPWSYSNGGYASGQIAPGRCSSWQNLNCTGGDSGTEPYLTSHYQLLAHAAAVQVYKHNYQAAQKGVIGITLNSNWMVPLSVARHHRNAALRALDFMLGWFLDPLTNGDYPHSMRSLVGKRLPKFMKEQSKSLKGSFDFIGLNYYTSNYVANSPHLNSGNPSYLTDSLANLTTERNGIPIGPQAASSWLFVYPRGLLHLLLYVKGKYHNPLIYITENGIDEVNNATLSLEEALVDNQRIEYYYSHLWYLWRAIKKGVNIKGYFAWSLLDNFEWNSGYTVRFGINYVDYKNGLKRHPKLSAHWFKTFLTK; encoded by the exons ATGGCATTTCAAGGCTATCTACTACTCCTTGGCCTCCTGGTCTTTGTTGGCTCATTAATTGAGAAAAGCATTGCTGTTATACCAAGCCATAGCACTACTGCACTCAACCGGAGAATTTTTCCGGAGGGTTTCATTTTCGGAACGGCATCGGCGTCTTACCAA TATGAAGGTGTAGCAAATGAAGGTGGCAGACGACCAAGTATATGGGATACTTACGCCCATAAATatccag GTAGGATAAAGGATGACAGTAATGGAGATGTCGCAGTTGATCAATATCATCACTATAAG gAAGATGTTGGGATTATGAAGGAGATGGGTTTAGATGCATACAGGTTCTCTATCTCATGGTCCCGAGTGTTGCCAA AAGGAAAGCTAAGTGGGGGTGTGAACATGGAAGGAATCAAATATTACAACAACCTCATCAATGAGCTTCTGCATAAAG GTTTAAAGCCCTTTGTGACACTTTTTCACTTTGATCTTCCCCAAGCGTTAGAAGATGAGTATGGTGGTTTCTTAAGTCCTCAAATTGT TGATGACTTTAAGGTGTATGCTGAGCTTTGCTTCAAGGAATTTGGTGATCGTGTAAAGCATTGGATCACACTAAATGAGCCATGGAGCTACAGCAATGGTGGTTATGCAAGCGGGCAAATAGCACCTGGTCGATGTTCCAGTTGGCAAAATTTGAACTGCACCGGTGGAGATTCAGGCACAGAACCATATTTGACTTCTCATTACCAACTTCTTGCTCATGCAGCTGCTGTTCAAGTTTACAAGCATAATTACCAG GCAGCACAAAAAGGTGTTATTGGGATTACGCTAAATTCCAACTGGATGGTGCCATTATCTGTTGCCAGGCACCACCGTAATGCCGCGCTACGTGCCCTTGATTTCATGTTGGGATG GTTTTTGGATCCCTTGACAAATGGTGACTATCCCCATAGCATGCGATCTCTTGTTGGAAAGCGATTACCCAAGTTTATGAAAGAGCAATCTAAGTCGTTAAAAGGGTCATTTGACTTCATTGGATTAAACTACTATACTTCCAATTATGTAGCCAACTCACCTCACCTTAATTCTGGAAATCCAAGCTACTTGACAGATTCTCTTGCTAATCTCACCA CTGAGCGCAATGGGATCCCCATTGGTCCACAG GCTGCATCAAGTTGGCTCTTTGTTTACCCTAGAGGACTTTTGCATCTTTTGCTTTATGTCAAGGGGAAGTACCATAATCCGCTAATATATATTACCGAGAATG GTATTGATGAGGTCAATAATGCCACCTTGTCGCTTGAGGAAGCCCTTGTGGACAACCAAAGAATTGAGTATTACTATAGCCATCTTTGGTATCTTTGGAGGGCTATCAA GAAAGGTGTAAACATTAAAGGATACTTTGCATGGTCATTGTTGGATAACTTCGAATGGAACTCAGGTTACACAGTTCGGTTTGGCATCAACTACGTAGACTATAAGAACGGATTGAAAAGACACCCTAAGCTTTCAGCCCATTGGTTCAAGACTTTCCTCACGAAATAG